CCCTTCCAACCACTTGAGCACCACCTCGCCCAGCAGCCCAGGCTCATCCTGCCGCTCGATCGCCAGGCAGACCCAGTCGCCCTCCTGCTTGAATTCGAAGTTCGCGTAGCGCCCCAGCACCTCCATGGCTTTGGTCTTGCTCAGGGGCGGACGCAAAAGGAACCGCGCCGTGTCGGGGAGGGACTGGTAGGCGTGGAAGCGTTCCAGGTCCTCGGCCTCGAAGCGCCGCAAGATGAGGCGTTTGGTGATGATCGGGAGCGCGATATCGGGCATGTCTTCGAGGCTACAGTGCCGGTCCGAAAGGATGTCCAGTTCAGGCCCTGGAGCTTTGTCCAGTCTTGACACGTGGCGCGATCTGGGATTACCTAATGAACATTCGGTAAATAAAGCTGGAGGCAATGACGCATGGTTGAAACAACCCTCTCCGGTGCTTCGCACCACATCCTGACGAACGACTATGCGTCCGAATGGATGGGCATCGAGGTCCTCAAGGTCGACGACGGACACGCCACCATCAGGATGAAGCTCCGCCAGGAAATGCTCAACGGCTTCGGCATGGCACACGGCGGAATGATCTTCGCCTTCGGTGACACCGCCTTCGCGCTGGCCTGCAACCCGGCCAGCCCGACGCCCGAGGAGGCCGCCACCATCACGGTTGCATCCGGCGTCGACATCAATTTCATTAAGCCGGCCTTCGAAGGCCAGGTGATCACCGCCGTCGCCAACCGCCGTGCCACAACGGGACGCAGCGGCCTGTACGACATCCAGCTCTACGCGGCTGACGAGTCCTCCTCCCCCACCATCACCGAACCCGGCGAACTCATTGCAGAGTTCCGTGGCCGCAGCCGCACCATCTCCAAGAAGTAGGAAGCCATGACACAGAACACCGTCGCCGCAACAGCCACCCCGGAGGCAGCCGCTGTTCCCGGACTGGACCGCGAGGAAACCATCTCCCGCGACGAGCTCGAGGCCCTGCAGCTCAGCCGCCTCCAGCACACTGTCGCCTACGCCTACGACCGCGTGCCGCTCTACAAACGCAAGTTCGACGAAGCCGGCGTCCACCCCAGCGATCTGCGCGAACTGGGCGATCTTGGCAAGTTCCCCTTCACCACCAAGGAAGACCTCCGCCTGGAGTACCCGTTCGGCATGTTCGCCGTCCCGCAAGACCAGGTTGCCCGCATCCACGCGAGCTCCGGCACCACCGGCCGACCCACCGTGGTGGGCTACACCAAGAACGACCTCGCCAACTGGGCTACGCTGGTTGCCCGCTCGCTGCGTGCCTCGGGCGTGCGCCCCGGCATGAAGGTCCACAACGCTTACGGCTACGGCCTGTTCACGGGCGGTCTCGGCGCACACGCCGGCGCCGAAGCCCTCGGCTGCACCGTCATTCCCATGTCCGGCGGCCAGACCGAGCGCCAGATCCAGCTCATCCAGGACTTCGAGCCGGATGCCATCCTGGCCACGCCCACGTACTTGCTGACCATCGCCGACGCCATGGCCCAACAGGGCATCGACCCCAAGTCGACGTCGCTCAAGTACGCCGTCCTCGGTGCCGAGCCGTGGACCGAGGAGATGCGCCGCGAGCTCGAAGTCACCATGGACATCAAGGCCTGCGACATCTACGGGCTCTCCGAGGTCATGGGCCCCGGCGTCGCCGGCGAAGCCGTGGAAACCCAGGACGGCTGCCACATCTGGGAAGACCACTTCCGCCCCGAAATCATCGATCCCTTCGACCACACGCGCGTCCTGGGTGACGGCGAACCGGGCGAGCTCGTCTTCACGTCCCTGACCAAGGAAGCGCTGCCGATCATCCGGTACCGCACCAAGGACCTCACGCGCCTGCTCCCCGGCACGGCCCGTCCGGCCCACCGCCGCATGGGACGCATCACCGGCCGCAGCGACGACATGATCATCCTCCGCGGCGTGAACCTGTTCCCGTCCCAGATCGAGGAAATCGCTTTGAGGATCCCGGAGCTCAGCCCGCACTTCCAGCTCGAGCTCACGCGGCCCGAAGGCAAGCGCATGGACTCCCTGACGGTACGGATCGAGCGCCGCGAGAACGTTCCGGTTGAAGCAGGCACGACGGCGGCACACGCCTTGCGCGAGCAGATCAAGATTCACGTCGGGTCATCGTGCGTAGTGGACGTCGTTGAGCCCGGTTCACTTGAACGCTCCAACGGCAAGCTCCGCCGCATCTACGACCTTCGCCCCAAGGCCTAGTCTTCCCGGTGACGCCCCGGGTACTTCACGGGGCGTCTTCGGTTTGACAGGTCCGCCCACTGATCGTGAGAAAATGCCACCATGCCAACTGAGACAACCTCCAAGCGCGGACGGCCCGGTTACGACCAGCAGTCGGTGCTCCGCATCGCCGTCGACGTCTTCAACCGCCACGGGTACGACGCAACGTCCATGGGCATCCTGGCCGAAAACCTCGGAATCTCGAAGTCGGCCATCTACCACCACGTCCCCTCCAAGGGCGACCTCCTGAAGCTTGCCTTGGACCACGCCCTCGGCGGCCTGGAGGCCATCCTGGAGCAACCCGAGGCCATGACCGGCCCCGCCGACGCCCGCTTGGAATTCGTGCTGCGGCAAACCATTGCAGTGCTCGTGGAACGGCTCCCCTTCGTCACGTTGCTCCTGCGCCTGCGCGGGAACACCGACATTGAGCGCGACGCCTTGGAACGCCGTCGTGCCTTTGACCATAAGGTGGCTGCGCTCATCTCGGCTGCGCGCGAGGACGGTTCGCTGCGGCAGGACATCGATCCCCGCACGGTCACAAGGCTCCTGTTCGGCACCATTAACTCGATCGTGGAGTGGTACAAGCCCGGCGGCTCGCTGTCCCCGGAGAAGCTCGCGGATGACGTGATCACCATGGCGTTCGACGGCCTCCACGCCGCCGCCTGACCCTCTATCACCTCCCGCCCCTTTCCCGGCGTCCCTCTATCACCTCCCGCCCCTTTCCCGGCGTCCCTCTATCACCTCCCGCCCCCTTCCCGGCGCCCCTCTATCACCTCCCGCCCCCTTCCCGGCGCCCCTCTATCACCTCCCGCCCCCTTCCCGGCGCCCCTCTATCACCTCCCGCCCCCTTCCCGGCGCCCCTCTATCACCTCCCGCCCCCTTCCCGGCGCCCCTCTATCACCTCCCGCCCCCTTCCCGGCGCCCCTCTATCATTTCCCGACCCGCCCCGGACGCGACAGAAATTCGTAAGGTCTCCGGAGCCGTTGCGAGCGTAGGATTTTCAGCGTAGGAGGTGGCCATCATGCAACTAGCCCTCAACACAGCCACAACTGTCCTGCCCGTCGATGACATGAGCCGCGCGCACGCTTTTTACGCGGAAAAGCTCGGCCTGCCACACCGTGGGAAAACCTGGGACGGAAATGATTTGTTCGGCAACGACGGCGGCGCGATGCTGCAGTTGCTGCCCATCACGGATGGCATGCACTCAAGCCATACCGCACTGAGTTTTGAGGTCCACGACATCGAGCGATTGGTCGCTGAAATGGAAGCCAGGGGCGTTTCATTCCAGGACTATGACGAGCCCGGCCTCAAGACGGAAAACCATATTTGCACTACTGAAGCCGAGAAATGCGCTTGGTTTATGGACACGGAGAACAACATCCTCTGCATCCACGAAACGCTCGGGCAGCAGGCCGAATACCAGCTATAAAGATTAACGACGAAACGCTCTCCTTGTTGGGAGAGCGTTTCGTCGTTCGCGGTGGGAAGTGATAGAGCAACCCCTCAAACCCGGTGGGAAGTGATAGAGCAACCCCTCAAACCCGGCGGGAAGTGATAGAGCAACCCCTCAAACCCGGCGGGAAGCGATAGAGGAACCCCTCAAACCCGGCGGGAAGTGATAGAGGGTTACTTCTCCACGAGGGTGAGGACGTCGTAGGTGGCTACGATGTCGTCGTTCTGGTTGGTCAGGACTGCATCCCAGGCAACCTCGCCGTACTCGTCCGTTTCACGCGGCGTGATCTTCTTGGCGGTCAGGGTCACCCGGATGGAGTCACCCGCGGCCACCGGTGTGATGAAGCGCAGGTTCTCCAGGCCGTAGTTGGCCAGGACGGGACCCGGAGCCGGCTCCACGAACAGACCCGCAGCCCAGCTCAGGAGCAGGTAGCCGTGGGCCACGATGCCCGGGAAGAAGGGGTTGGCCTCGGCGGCTTCCTGGTTGGTGTGCGCGTAGAAGGTATCGCCGGTGGAGTTTGCGAAGGCCGCGATGTCCTCCAGCGTGACCTCGCGGAGCTCGGAACGAACAGCATCGCCGATCCGCAGGGTGGACAAGTGCTTGCGGAAGGGGTGCTCACCCTCGGTTTCGATGGTGAAGTTCCGGTCGGCTCCGGTGTGCCACTGGCCGGTGACGGCGGTGAGCATGTTCGGCGAACCCTGGATGGCCGTGCGCTGCATGTGGTGCAGCACGGAGCGGATGCCGCCCAGTTCTTCGCCGCCGCCTGCGCGGCCTGGACCGCCGTGGACAAGGTGCGGAACGGGGGAACCGTGGCCGGTGGACGAGCGTGCGTCTTCGCGGTTGAGCATGTGGACACGGCCGTGGTGGGCTGCGATGCCGGTAACCAGTTCGCGGGCCACTGCGGGATCGTTGGTGCACACGGAGGCCACCAGCGAGCCGGAACCGCGGGCAGCGAGGCGCACGGCGTCGGCGAGGTCGGTGTAGCCAAGCACTGAGGAGACGGGTCCGAAGGCTTCGAGGGAGTGGACTTCTTCGGCTTCCGCGTCAGCCCAGCTGAGGAGCACCGGAGCCATGAAGGCGCCGTCCTCCACTACGCCGACGGTGCCGCCGACGGAGGTGACCGACGGCGAGTCGAGGCTTCCGTACGCAAGCTCACCGCCGGCGTCGAGCATTGACTGGACGGCCGCGCGAACATCGGCGAGCTGCTCCAGCGAGGCGAGGGCGCCCATGGTGACGCCTTCGGCGCGCGGGTCACCGACCACAACGCGTTCGTTGATGCGGGCGCCGATGGCTGCGGCGACCTCGGAGGTCAACTCCTTGGGGACGAGCACGCGGCGGATGGCGGTGCACTTCTGGCCCGCCTTGACGGTCATCTCGGTGACGACGGCCTTGACGAAAGCGTCGAACTCGGGGGTGCCGGGGAGGGCGTCGGGGCCGAGGATGGCCGCGTTCAGCGAGTCCGTCTCCGAGGTGAAGCGGACGCCGCCCTGCACCACGTTAGGGTGCGATTTCAGCGACTTGGCCGTTGCGGCGGAACCGGTGAAAGACACGAGGTCGCGGTAATCGAGTTCGTCCAGGAGCGTGCGGGCAGAACCGGAGATCAGCTGGAGCGAACCTGCGGGAAGGATGCCGGATTCGACGAGGGCCTTGACGGCAGCCGCGGCGACATAGCCCGTGGGCGTTGCCGGCTTGACGATGGTTGGCACGCCGGCGAGGAAGGACGGCGCGAACTTCTCCAGCATCCCCCAGACCGGGAAGTTGAAAGCGTTGATCTGGACGGCTACGCCGGGAATGCGGGTATAGATGTGCTCGCCGGCGAACGAACCGTCCTTGGACAGGACCTCCATGGGACCGTCCACGATCACCTGCGAGTTGGGCAGTTCACGCCGGCCCTTGGAACCGAATGTGAAGAGCACGCCGATGCCGCCGTCGATGTCGATCATGTTGTCGATCTTGGTGGCGCCGGACTGCGAGGACTGGGCGTAGAGCTCTTCGCGGCGGCCGTTCAGGTACTGGGCCAGCTCCTTGAGCTTGAGGGCGCGCTGGTGGAACGTCAGTTTGCCGAGTTCCGCCTGGCCCGTGGTGCGTCCGTAGTTCACGACGGCGGCAAGGTCCAGGCCGTCGGTGCTCACGTTGGCCAGGACTTCGCCGGTGCTGGCATCACGCACGGGCACGGTCTTGGCTTCGGGCGCCGGGGTCCACCACGCGTCCTGAACGTAGCTGGGGACGGTGGCAACGTCTGTGGTTTCCGGGGCGACTGCTGTAGTGGTCATCGTCGACGGGTCCTTCCGAGGCACATGAAAGCGGCACGGTCGAATGTCGGATGGACCAACATTACTGACCGGCCGTTCGGTAATATATACAGACTACATGAATGCCCCGGAGAGTACAGCGGGAATTTGCGCGCATTGTGATAGAGGGTTGCCCGAAACACGGCGGGATGTGAGAGAAGGACGCTCAGAACCCGGCGGGATGTGAGAGAGGGACGCTCAGAACCCGGCGGGATGTGAGAGAAGGATCAGCTCCGGCTGCCCAGCTTCCGTGCCAACAGCAGTGGCTTCTTCAGGAACTCCCCCACGCTGGTCCGGGTAATGATCGTCTGGTTCAGGGCATCCAGCCGCCCCAGGACCTGGTCCAGCTTGGCAACGGTCTCATCGAGCCGCCGCTCCTGTGCCCGGATGAGTTCCTCCTGTTCGGCCAGCACGCGGGACAAATAGAGCACCGTCCCCATGCCGCCCTGGGCAACCTCGTTCCGCAGATGATCGTCACGGACCAGGGCATCGTAACGGGCATGCTCCGCCGCCTTGGCAAAAATGCTGTTGCCGTCATGCCCATCCGATTCCGGCCGCTGCGACCAAAACGCCAGCGGTTCCCCATCGATGAACCCCACGCGGGAATGGCTCAGCACGCGCAAGTGGAATTCCCAGTCCCCCACCACGGGAAGATCCTCGTTGTAATACCCCACCGCGTCATGGAGACTCCTGCGGTACAGGAAGGAAATGGGTACCGCGCGGTTGATCCGGAGCATGTCCGCAAGGGTGATCTGACGCAGGTCGGCCCAGAAGATCTCACGCCGGACGGGCTCGATCCTGCCGTCTGCAACCTCCTCGATGACAATTTCCGTCCGCACCATGACTCCCGCGTCCGAGGCATGCGCCGGGTCATCCAAAAACTTCACGGTTCGCTCCAGGAAAGTGGGCGCCCAAAAATCATCGTCATCATGGATCACCACAAACTCGCCGGTGCCGGCCTTGATTCCCGCATTCGACGCCGCTTCCATCCCCACAGACTCAGCATGGTGAAGCGTGGTGATACGCGCCTGCTCAGCTTGTGAGCGCTGCGAGGTGAGATGTTCGACGGCGGCCGGGTCGCCGCCGTCGTTGACGATGACCAACTCGAAATCCTGGAAAGTCTGGGCAAAGATGTCGTCCAACGCGCGGGCCAGGAAGACCGGCCTGTTCTTGGTACGGGTCACGATGGTGATGCGGGCGGTCATGGCTCGTCCATTCAGTTGGGGATGTTGATCAATCCTGCATGCTAGCAGCGCGCTGGGGCCAGGAATGGAGCTTCGCAACAAGGGCCGAAATTTCCTGCTCCGTTACGCCGTGCCCCGCAAGGTATGCGCGCGCGTCCAGCTCGTCCAGGAACCGGCGCAGGGCATCCCTCCGCCGCTCCAACAGCTCTTCCAAATCCCGGTCCGGAAGGTAGGGATCATGGGCATGCGGCGCACCGTGGGTCCGGTGGCGTTCATTGATACCGCGGGCCGCAAGCTCGTAGCCGCGCAGGATCTCTCCGTCCTCAATGCCGGCCAGCCGCTGCAATATCAGTGCGATCATGCCGCTCCGGTCCCGCCCTGCCGAGCAATGCACCACCACCTTGCCCGGAGACGCAGCGATCGCTTTGAACACGCGGGCAATCTTGTCCCCGAACATTGCCAGGTACTCCGCGTACTGTCCGGGCTCATTGAGGTAGGGGCCAAAGGTGGTGCCGAAGTCGCTGTGGTCCGGGTCTTCCGTAGGGCAATGTACGACGGCGATCCGCGCCTTCGCGTCGTCCGGAACCTGGGGATCGGTGTCGCGTTGCCGCCGCTCGCGGGAGGCGCGGAGGTCGATCACGGTGCGGACGCCGTCGTCGTACATTTGGCGCCAGCCGGCCTCCGTTACCCACTCGTGGCGCCCCATCCGGTACACGTCCCCGGCAATGCGCCAAGCATTGACCGCACCGTCCCAATCGACGGCCTGTAAGCGGCCTGCCGCGGCGTTCCCATCCATGGAAGCCATGCTAGCCGTGCCGAAGGGTGAGATCTCGCGGCTTTGGCGCGTGTTTAGGCCTGAGAGCTAACCCCTCGGGGCCAGGTGCATGGAGAGCCGGTACTCCAGGCCGTTCCTGACCGCCGGCCATTCGTGTTCGAGGATGGAGAACACCACTGTGTCGCGAAGGGCGCCGTCCTTGCTGCGGGAGTGGCTCCGCAAAACGCCGTCCTGCCTGGCCCCAAGGCGCGCGATCGCCTCACGGGACTGGTGGTTCAGCCAGTGCGTGCGGAACTCGACCGCGGGGCATCCCAACGTTTCAAAAGCGTGCCGGAGCAACAGGAGCTTGGAATCAGGGTTGGTGCCCGTTCCGTGGGCTGAGGCCGCGTTCCAGGTGGACCCGATCTCGACGCGCGGAGTGTCGGCGTCAATGTTCATGTACGTCGTCATGCCGATGAGCTTGCCGGTACTGTTCAGCCGCGTCGCGAACGGCAGCATGGAACCCGCTGCCTGGAGGGCAAGGCGCCGATCGATGTCGGCGGCCATGCCCTCCGGCGTTGGCACGGACGTGTACCAGAGCTTCCAGAGTTCGCCGTCGCGGGCGGCCTCCACCAGACCGTCGTGATGGGAGGCGTCGAGGGGCTCGAGGGTTACAAAGTGGCCTCTAAGGGTGATCGGTTCAATCGCAGTCACTCGGTCAGCCTAACGGACCCAACCAGGTCGCAGTTGCGCGCGTTTAGAGCGCTCTAAACGCGCGCAACTGCGACTCAGTTGGGTGGGCCCGGGCTAGTCCGTCCAGTCGAAGAAGCCCTTGCCGCTCTTGCGCCCCAACTCCCCACGCGCCACCTTGTCCCGAAGGATCTGCGGCGGTGCAAAACGGTCACCGAGGGTGGAGTGCAGGTACTCGGCGATCCCCAACCTGACGTCCAGGCCAACAATGTCCGTGGTCTTCAGCGGGCCTGTGGGGTGCTTGTAGCCAAGCACCATGGCGGCGTCGATGTCCTCCGCGGACGCCACGCCTTCTTCGACCATCCGCATCGCTTCGAGTGCGATTGCCACGCCCAGCCGCGAGGACGCGAACCCGGGGGCGTCATTGACGACGACGGCGGTCTTGCCAAGTGCCTCGGTCCAGCTTTTCGCCGCGGCAGCAAGCTCGGGCGAGGTTTCCTTGCCGAGGACCACTTCGATGAGGGTGGACGCCGGCACGGGGTTGAAGAAGTGCAGGCCCACGAAATTGGCGGGACGGCGGAGTTCCTGGCCCAGTCCGGTCACGGAGAGGGAGGACGTGTTGGAGGCCAGGAAGGCATCCGCGGACAGGTGCTCCTCAACGGACCGCAGCGCCGTGACTTTGAGGTTGTAGTCCTCGGGAACGGCCTCCACCACCAAACCACAGTGAATGAAGGACTCGTAGTCCGTGGAAGTGCTGAACCGGGCGAGGACCTCTTCCGGCGAGTCCGTGAGGGTGCCCCGGGCAGCGGACTTCGCTACGGCCTCGGCCACGCGGTTGTGCGCACCGGCAGCGGCCTCGTGGTCACGTTCCACCACGACGACGGTGGCACCCTTGATGAGGAAGGCATGGGCAATACCTGCGCCCATGCGGCCACCGCCCAGGACTCCGACGACGTTCGGGATGGCGGGTGTTGTTGTCATTTCCGGTTCCTGTCCTGAGAGGTGGCGTCGTTGGCCTTGGCGGACTTCTTATCCAGGAAGGCCTGCATCCGATCGAACTTGGCCTGGGATTCGAACAGGATCCCTTGGGCCAGGGTGTCGATCAGGGGGTGTGCTTCGGCCGGTGCGTGGAAGACCGACTTGGTGATCCGCACAGCCAGGGGGTCTTGCCGGCCGATGCGGTCCGCCAGTTTGTGGGCTGCGTCCATGAGCTCCGGGGCCTCGTGGATCTCGGTGATGAGGTTGATCCGCAATGCCTCTTCGGCGCGGAGCACCGTACCGGCCAGGAGGATCTCCTTCGCCTTCGGTTCGCCCACCAATTCCTTCAACCGCCAGGTGGCACCTGCCGCGGCGAGGATGCCAAGACCCGTTTCCGGGTTGCCGATGCGCACGCTCGGAGTGCCGATGCGGAAGTCGGCGGCATAAGCCAGCTCGGCTCCCCCACCCAGGCAATAGCCGTCAAGCGCGGCGATGACGGGCATGGGCAGCTTGGCGATCCGGGCGAAAATGGTGGAGTTGATCCCTTGAAGGGCATCGTCCCGGCGCCGCTCGCGCAGTTGGCCAATGTCCGCGCCGGAGGCAAAGACTCCGTCGGTTCCGGCGATGATCAGGATCTTGGGATTCTTTTCCAGCTCGGCGCAGACCGCGTGAAGCTCATCCACCATCTTCTGGTCGATCGCGTTGCGGACTTCCGGGCGGTTCAGCAGGACGGTGAGCCGGTCCTCGCGTTCCTCGAGCAGAAGGGTGCTGAAGTCTTCCTTGTTGAGGGCCATTACACGCCTTCCAGCAACATTGCCGTACCTTGGCCGACGCCGATGCACATCGTGGCCAGGCCAAGCTTCGGGCCGGTCTGGGAGGCGAGCTCGCGCTCCATGCGGCCCAGCAAAGTAATGGCAATACGCGAGCCGCTGGAACCGAGCGGGTGGCCCAAACTGATGGCACCGCCGTCGTTATTGACGATGTCCGGATCCAGGCCGAGGCGGCGCATGCTCGCCAGCGACTGCGTGGCGAAGGCCTCGTTGAGCTCCACTGCGCCGAGCTGCTCCACGGAAAGGCCGGTGCGGGCGAGGACTTTCTGCGTGGCGGGTACGGGACCGATGCCCATGATCTCCGGTTCGCAGCCGGCGGAGGCACCGTCAATAATGCGGGCACGCGGCGTTAGGCCGAACTTCTTGATGGCGGCCTCGGAGGCAACGATGATGGCCGAGGCGCCGTCGTTGAGGGTGGAGGAGTTGCCTGCGGTCACGATCGAACCGCCCGGGACCACGGGGCGCAGCCCGGCCAGGACGTCCATGGTGGTGCCTTCGCGGGGGCCTTCGTCGGTGTCGACGACGGTCTCGGACTTGCGCGTCTTGACCGTCACCGGGACGATCTCCTCCTTGAAACGGCCGCCGGCAATAGCAGCCAGCGCACGCTCGTGGGAGCGGACGGCGAAAGCGTCGGCGTCCTCACGCGAGATGTTGTCCACGCGCCCGACTTCTTCCGCGGTCTCCGGCATGGAGTACGTCATCTTGCCGTCGCGGGAGAGATCACCCTTGGTGAAGCGCCGGTTGGCGAAGCGCCAGCCGATGGAGGTATCGAAAATCTGGCCCGGCTTGGCGAAGGCCGTCGCGGGCTTTTCCTGGACCCAGGGGGCGCGGCTCATGGATTCAACGCCACCGGCAACCACGATGTCCGCAGCCCCCGACTTGATCATCTGGCTGGCCATGATGATCGCGCTGAGGCCTGAAGCGCAGAGCCGGTTGACCGTAATGCCCGGGATGTGGAGGGGAAGTCCGGCAAGGATGGTGGCCATGCGGGCCACGTTGCGGTTTTCCTCTCCCGCGCCGTTGGCGTTGCCGAGGATTACCTCGTCAATGGAGTCGGGGTCGACGCCGGCGCGTTCCACTGCTTCCCGGACCACCAGGGCGGCGAGGTCGTCGGGCCGGACAGAGGAAAGTGCCCCACCATAGCGTCCGACCGGCGTCCGTGCGCCACCAACAAGAAAAGCCTCGACCATGAGAACATCCTTCGCGAAGTGAAAGGGGCCGGCACGGAATAATATACCGACCGTTCGTTCTATAAAGATTACACGGCCGGCGCGGCCGGTCAACAGATGACGGTCCTCACACCTCCTTAAATCACACGGATTCCAAGGTGACTGGCGAGCAAAGGAGCCATCAAGTTCAGCTGGTAGTCATCGATGACCGCCCCGGTCAGGCCGGCCAACCCGTTGATCCCGCGGAACTCCGAAGTGCGAAGGTCAACATCCTTGAACCTGGCCCCGGTGACGTCCAATGTTCCGATGGTGCAGTTCTTCAAGGCCACCCGGGTTCCCGTGACCCCGCCCAGGTCCAGCTCATTGATGATGCAGTCGGAGATCTGGACGTCCACCAGCTTGGAGCCGCGCAGGTTCACGAAGTCCAGCTTGCCGCCGTCGATTCGGACGGAGCGCCAACTTCCCTCATAAAGTTCGGCCGAGCCCCACCTGGGATTGGTGATCTCCACGTCCTGCCATGATGTCCTCGCAGCCGGGAAAACCGGGGCGAACGGCTCGGCTAAGATGCAGTCGCGGAAAGTTGCTCCCCGCAGCTGGGCTTCATTGAAGGAGACACCGTTGAATTCACATTCGATGAAGTCCGCTCCGCTCAGCTCTTCCCCGTCCGCGGAGGCCCGGGTGAACCGGATCCCGTCATACCGTTCGCCACGCTGGAAGTCCGGGGCGTCGTCGTCGCGCAGTTCATCCAACCGCACCGGAGGGACCTTGGGTGCAGCAACCTTGCCGGCCGCCATCAGAGCGACTCCGCCTTGGCAGCGATCTCGGCAAGGTCCTTGCCCAACGCCTTGCGCGTGAAGCTCATGCCGAGCTTGCCGAAGAGGGCCATGCCCACCTTGCTCAAGAAAGTCGGCTTCAGGACCTCTGCCCCGAAGGTCACCGTAAGGTCCGTTCCGGCGTCGCGCCCGGCAAGGTTGAAGCGCGTGGTGTAGGCGGCACCGCCCTGGTGTGCCTTGACCGTTGTGCTCCGCGGAGGATCGGCTTCCGCGACCCACATTTCCACGGTTTCCTGCTTGCCCAACATGGTGCGGGTCTCTTTCCAGCGGGTTCCTTCGCCGTACGGGCCCTCGCTGAGCATCTGGACGGAATCGATGCCGGACAGCGTGGCGGCAGAACCGGGAATGTCAGAGACGACCGCCCAAACCTTCTCCGGGCTCGCATTGATGTGCTGGGTCAGCGTGGTGGTGTGTTCCATACATCGAGCCTAGACCCGGGCACTGACACTCCCAACTGACTGGCAATAGGGGTTGTTCTGAGGCTCCAGAGCAACCCCTATTGCCAGTCAGTTGGGCTTCCGTGCGCGAAGGCTGTGGATAACGTCCCGCGCTGACGGAAGGTTTGCCAGCATGAGGAGATGCGACTCCCCCAACCACTGCCGGAAGCCCTGTCGTCAGTTCCGTTCACATGGCAGGAAGCGCTCGACGCCGGCGTCTCGCGTCAGCGCTGGAGGCACCGCGCGCTTGGGGCACCAAGCAGGGGCATTCGGGCCCCTCCGAACGGTGAAGTCGGGCTGCCGAAGATCGTTCGGCCTTTCACGGTGATCACTCCCTTTTCGGCGGCCTCGCACGCCACGGCATTTGTCTTGTGGGCGTTTCCGGGCTTCCTGCCCGGCAGCCATGAAACCACCATCCACATCTCACGCCCGGACACCATGGCCATCCCGCGGCGCAAGGGAGTCAAAGGGCATGTGGGCCAGTTCTTCGACGATGAAATCACCAACCTCAATGGCTTGCTCATCACCACCCGTCCCCGCACATGGCTCGACTGCGCCCGACGGATGACCATCGATGAAATCACAGTCGTGGCCGATCATCTGCTCAGGAGGCCGAGGCCGGCCTTCGAGGACCGAAGCGAACCGTACTGCACACGTGAGGAGCTGGAAGAGATGCTTGACCGGCACAAGGGAACACCCGGAATCCGCAAGGCGCGCCTGGCTTTGGAACAGGCCAGGGTTGGCGCCGATTCAGCGCCCGAGACGCGACTCCGGCTGGCACTTGAGCGGGCCGGGCTGCCCGAACCGGAACTCAACCATCCCACGGAACTGGGTTTCGGCGT
The Paenarthrobacter ureafaciens genome window above contains:
- a CDS encoding endonuclease domain-containing protein → MRLPQPLPEALSSVPFTWQEALDAGVSRQRWRHRALGAPSRGIRAPPNGEVGLPKIVRPFTVITPFSAASHATAFVLWAFPGFLPGSHETTIHISRPDTMAIPRRKGVKGHVGQFFDDEITNLNGLLITTRPRTWLDCARRMTIDEITVVADHLLRRPRPAFEDRSEPYCTREELEEMLDRHKGTPGIRKARLALEQARVGADSAPETRLRLALERAGLPEPELNHPTELGFGVVREPDLGYREQRVAVEYEGEGHSEPAQIVRDIEREEDYSRAGWHLVRISKRHMGNDARSAVSKVLAAMQERGWTPK